Part of the Meleagris gallopavo isolate NT-WF06-2002-E0010 breed Aviagen turkey brand Nicholas breeding stock chromosome 28, Turkey_5.1, whole genome shotgun sequence genome, TCTCCTGCAAGAGATGCCCCATTCATAAAACAAGCAactgctgtgggctgcagccTCACTGCACGGCTCCatggctctgcagcccccagtgATGCCCCAACAAAGGGGTGCAGGTTGGTGATCCCTCAGTCCCTGCTGAGGGCAACTCTTACATAAACCACAGCCGACAGCTCCTGACGCACATTGGACCAATCGGCACTGGCCCGATCAGGGTTAGCGCCATTGTCAAACACGGTGAACTTGGTCCCCATCAGGTTGGACCTGCAGCACAAGGACAAGATTTGGTGCCACCAGCATCACTGTCACACATCAAATCCCACCATGCAGAGCCTCTCCTTTTGCACTGATCCCACTCCCATCCCACATCTGATGTGCAAAAGTTGGTGGCACCCACCTCAGCTTCCCTATGAAGTTCTCCCCACCCCGCGACAGGTCTGTAGGATCGATGGAGATGAGGTAGTTGGAGGTTTTGCTCTTCTTACGCTTCCTCCCAGCAAGCAGGAAGACCTGGAGGCATGACGTGGCCAGAACAGGGCTGTCACCTCACCTTACCCTCTGCATGTTGCATTGTGCAATGAGAACACGGCTGTGACGTTGTGCAAGTTGTAAAGTCATCGAGCCATTAAGTTTGGAAgtgacctctaagatcatccagttcaaccatcaacccatccccacaatggccactaagccatgtccctaaatagaatcacagaatcgttaaggttggaagagaccactaagatcagCAAATCCAACCACCGACATACCACCAGCACCACTGTGGCACAGCTGAGCCCCAAAACACTGTCAGTGTCCCCATGCATGGCACGAGCATTACCTCTCTGGCATCATACCATGCAGCAACATTGGCATTTCCAAGGAGAAATGGAACAGAAGTAACTCAGTGGGGTCATAGTGGGGTGCACATAGGCATGCCCTAAAAACCGTGTGGATGCAGTCTTTGGGTCTCCAGCCCCCTGCCTGCTCACCTTTTTGTCGTTATCCAGGTGCAGGTAGTAGGTGGGGTACAGGCCCCGGTCCATACCCCTCTTGTCCCGCGTCACTCGGCACTTGATGGTCACCCCCTGTGGCGCTGGGGACAGCACAAACTTCTCCAGGTTGTCCACCTCGATGACAGGTGACAGCGGCCTCTCCTCCTTCTGCAGGGCCACACCACAgcttttttgggggatcccaagcCCTGTGCCATTTACTGCCATCTCCCAGCTTCTTACACCCCACGTGCCCCCAGGAGTTGGCTCTGGGGACAGTATGGCCATGCAGAACCTACCCCAGGAGATGCTCCTGACCCACTCTATGGGTGTCTCTGCCATTTTCCCCCCTTACCTTCTTAGATTTCTTCCCTTTGCCCTTCTTGTTGGAGTTCTTCTGCTGTGTCTCCAAGGTCTCCTCTTCGCTCTCTGCTGCTTTAGGGACTGTAGACAGGAGGGAATGCCAACACATCATTAATAATGTCCCATAGCCAGGCCCCGTGCCCCTGGAGCCCCCCAGCGCTTCTCCCACCTTTCTTCCTGGTTTTTCTCTCCCTGGGAGGATCCCCACCGGTCTGGAAGAGTGACACCGGATTCTTCTTACCCGATCGGATAGGTTTGGTACTGGCATCGGAGTCATCCTCCTCATCGCTGCCAGTGGCAGCTGGGGGGCAcagggatatggggacatgagGACATGGAGACACGGGGACAGAGTgacacagggacatggggatatgGGAAAATGGTGCATGGGGACACAGGGTTATGGGAACATGGGGACACCATCACACATCGTGGGTGCTGCTGGATGAGGATGCCAATCCCTCTCACCTCATacctttctttttgctcttcttttccttcttctccccGCTCACATGGAACACGGATGTTGGCTCCTTCTTGGCGCTTTTGGTGGATTTGGCTTTGCTGTCAGCATCACTTTTGTCACCTGGAAGGCCAGACCAGGGTCGGGCAGTGACAGAGGTCACATGGTGACAGTGGACTGGGGCTGTGCCACCCCCGTGTATTCACCCTTTGctttcagcttcttctcccCTGAGGGTGGCTCTTTGGTCAGtttcttcttcagctttttgGGAGGATCTTTACTCTCCatctcatcttcctcctcctcctcctcctcctcctcctcagatGCCTCTGCCCAGTGGGACACAGCAGAGAGATAGTGGTGGCACACAAGGGACAGAGGGACCCACATGGATCTGGAGGGTCCCCACCTTTCATGCATCAGGCTGATTTGGGGACAAAAACCACCACAGGGTTGTGCAGGGTTCCTGCAGATATCGGTAGCGTGGACATAGGGATGTGGTGAGTGCGGACATGAGGCGTGGGGGCATGGGGCTGGAGTTTCCCCATCCTTTTTGGATGCGTTAGGCTGATTTGGGGGCTGTGGATATGAGTGGGGTGGGCAGTGGGGACAAAGAGCTTGCGATTGTGACACACAGGGATGTGGTTCGTGGGGACACGCGGTACGTGAGGGAACGTGGTTGTACCATGCTGTGAACTGGTGCCTATGGAGGGATGGCTGCTGCCCGCCATGTCCCCTCACCTTGCTGCTTCTTTAGGCCTTCGGCCACATGGGATCGAGGCGCTGagctctcctttttcttccgAGGCTCCCGGAGGGGTTTGGAGCTGGGCTGCTTATCaccctcctcttctcctttctcctttttcttccccacttTCTTCACCCCTACACATTTCAAGAGCCCTTGTGAGAAGGAGCACCATGGATGCATGGGGCATAAGCTTTGGAGGGAACAGGAGCTGGCAGAGGGCCCCCTAAGTTGCTCACCCTGCACTGGGCCGTGGGGCTCCTCGGTAGCCCTGGGCTCACTCGGCTTCTTCACCCGCAGCCGTCGTGGTTTGGCTTCGGGCtccactgctggctcctgccgcttcttcttcagcttctgccCCACAGATGATGCTGCAGAGACCGTGCCATGGTTCAGCATCTGCTCTTACAGCAGCTGGAGCACACTGGTGCATTTTGGAAAGGGATGCTGTAAGAGCACGGTGGCTCTTGCATTGTTCTTGCAAAAGCTCTTGCAAGAGACGTGCTGCACTCTTACATGAACAACTTACCATGGGATCAGCCCACAGAAGGATAGCGGGAAGGAAACAGAACGGGCTGTTAGCAGAGAGATTGGAGGGCAGCAGTACCACACTGTGCTTGTCCAGGGGATGGGGGACATCCTGCTATACCGCCATATGAGAGCCGCAAGGAATACACAGGGGTGTGGGGATCAGAATCCCCCCGGCTCCTCTCGCCCACGTGTTTCCTATGGAAACCGGACTGTGGGGTGGAGATTGAAGGCCATGTGCTGAGACAGGCTGGGGACACCAGAACTGCAGGGATCGAGGTCAGCAgaagcagggcaggaggaagcGGGGGATTAAAGGCAGCACACCTAATCCTCTTTACCCTGGGCTATAAATAATGCTGATTTACCAAATGCAGAGCATGTGGTTCAGCACCAGGCAGGGGACATCAGGGGAGAGGGTACCTGGTCGGGGTCCCCCAGGAGTGACACAGCACTGATTGCATCAGCACTGGTCACGTCTGGGTGCAAAGCATTCCTCCCTTTGTGAGGGATTTGCTCTGGGGGGGGTCCTTCCCAGGCAGAGCCCCAGCACTTCAGCACCACAAAAGGATGGATCTGCCCCACAGCACTAA contains:
- the TULP1 gene encoding tubby-related protein 1 — translated: MLNHGTVSAASSVGQKLKKKRQEPAVEPEAKPRRLRVKKPSEPRATEEPHGPVQGVKKVGKKKEKGEEEGDKQPSSKPLREPRKKKESSAPRSHVAEGLKKQQEASEEEEEEEEEEDEMESKDPPKKLKKKLTKEPPSGEKKLKAKGDKSDADSKAKSTKSAKKEPTSVFHVSGEKKEKKSKKKAATGSDEEDDSDASTKPIRSGKKNPVSLFQTGGDPPRERKTRKKVPKAAESEEETLETQQKNSNKKGKGKKSKKKEERPLSPVIEVDNLEKFVLSPAPQGVTIKCRVTRDKRGMDRGLYPTYYLHLDNDKKVFLLAGRKRKKSKTSNYLISIDPTDLSRGGENFIGKLRSNLMGTKFTVFDNGANPDRASADWSNVRQELSAVVYETNVLGFKGPRKMTVIIPGMNSDNERVPIRPRNDNDGLLTRWQNKNMDNIIELHNKAPVWNDETQSYVLNFHGRVTHASVKNFQIVHGSDPDYIVMQFGRVADDAFTMDYNYPLCAVQAFAIALSSFDGKLACE